In one bacterium genomic region, the following are encoded:
- a CDS encoding lamin tail domain-containing protein, with protein sequence MVGINAPESGECYADQATRALADLISDRTVVLSMDRSETDQYERLLRYVRVDGSLINLELVATGAAWAVCYPPDCRLDLMLEEAERTAQNAELGLWAAEACGPAEPLGDAMSFSAMQCDAPGSDNDNLNAEWVELTNMGSKPIDLSGWMVRDGSSSNRYRFPDGFEIAPGAPVRLYTGAGTDTPDSLYWGNTGSAVWNNDGDTAYLIDPAGNVTTLRECLP encoded by the coding sequence GCGGGGAGTGTTACGCCGATCAGGCGACCCGGGCTCTCGCCGATCTGATCTCGGACCGGACCGTCGTCTTGAGCATGGATCGGAGCGAGACTGACCAGTACGAGCGGCTACTTCGGTATGTACGAGTCGACGGGTCGCTGATCAACCTCGAGTTGGTGGCAACCGGTGCCGCCTGGGCGGTGTGCTATCCGCCCGATTGCAGGCTGGACCTGATGCTCGAGGAGGCCGAGAGAACGGCCCAGAATGCTGAACTCGGGTTGTGGGCAGCGGAGGCTTGCGGCCCCGCCGAACCACTCGGAGACGCCATGTCCTTCAGCGCCATGCAATGCGACGCGCCCGGCAGCGACAACGACAACCTCAACGCAGAGTGGGTGGAACTCACAAACATGGGTTCCAAACCCATCGACCTCTCCGGGTGGATGGTAAGGGACGGAAGTTCCTCGAACCGATACCGCTTCCCGGACGGGTTCGAGATAGCACCCGGCGCCCCCGTCCGGCTCTACACCGGTGCCGGGACCGACACCCCAGACTCCCTGTACTGGGGGAACACGGGAAGTGCGGTGTGGAACAACGATGGTGACACCGCCTACTTGATCGATCCAGCCGGCAATGTCACGACGCTGCGGGAGTGCTTGCCATAG